The following coding sequences are from one Lycium ferocissimum isolate CSIRO_LF1 chromosome 3, AGI_CSIRO_Lferr_CH_V1, whole genome shotgun sequence window:
- the LOC132049990 gene encoding uncharacterized protein LOC132049990 isoform X1, with product MADDFCFFTKDSFIIKPPKTSPMMLRMVVFIFAMVCGVYICSIGLKQIGVSSSGRLLSIHVVEKPCEATDIEPSEKPYVHFPKPKTFSRAECACNPVRYFAILSTQRSGSGWFETLLNSHMNISSNGEIFSVKVRKSNVSTILETLDKLYNLDFLTSASKNECTAAVGLKWMLNQGLMQHHEQIVEYFKTRGVSVIFLFRRNLLRRMVSMLANSYDQNAKLLNGTHKSHTHSPKEAEILASYKPTINTTLLIPNLKQVDDMAIKAVGYFNSTRHTILYYEDIIKNQTVRVRIFYHAYFVHFVHCAYFSNLPFSSQILNDVQDFLKVPRRDLHSRQVKIHKGPLSSQVENWVDVEKTLKGTPYESFLHADYKI from the exons ATGGCTgatgatttttgttttttcaccaaG GACTCGTTCATCATAAAGCCACCAAAGACATCTCCGATGATGCTGAGAATGGTTGTCTTTATCTTTGCAATGGTATGTGGAGTTTATATATGTTCAATCGGCCTGAAACAAATTGGTGTGAGTTCTAGTGGACGGTTATTAAGTATTCATGTGGTTGAAAAGCCATGTGAGGCAACTGATATTGAACCTTCAGAAAAACCATATGTGCACTTTCCCAAGCCAAAGACTTTTAGCCG GGCTGAATGTGCTTGCAATCCTGTAAGGTATTTTGCAATATTATCGACACAGAGATCTGGTAGTGGCTGGTTTGAGACATTGTTAAACAGTCATATGAATATAAGTTCTAACGGGGAGATTTTTTCTGTTAAAGTCCGGAAAAGTAATGTGTCAACAATTTTGGAAACTCTGGACAAACTTTATAACCTAGACTTTTTGACGAGTGCTTCCAAGAATGAATGTACAGCTGCAGTTGGACTCAAGTGGATGCTTAATCAG GGTCTGATGCAGCATCATGAGcaaattgttgaatattttaaaacaAGAGGAGTTTCTGTTATTTTCCTCTTCAGAAGAAATCTATTGCGCAGAATGGTTTCGATGCTAGCAAATTCCTATGATCAGAATGCCAAGCTGTTAAATGGAACCCACAAGTCTCATACGCATTCTCCCAAGGAG GCTGAGATACTTGCAAGTTACAAGCCCACGATTAACACAACTTTGCTGATCCCCAACCTGAAGCAAGTAGACGACATGGCTATAAAAGCTGTGGGATACTTCAATAGCACTCGACATACTATATTGTACTACGAGGACATAATAAAGAATCAAACAGTAAGAGTTCGCATATTCTACCATGCTTACTTTGTTCATTTTGTTCATTGTGCTTACTTTTCTAATTTGCCATTTTCCTCACAGATACTAAACGATGTTCAAGATTTCCTGAAAGTTCCTAGAAGGGACCTTCATAGTCGTCAAGTGAAGATACACAAGGGACCATTGTCTTCACAAGTTGAAAATTGGGTTGATGTTGAAAAGACTCTCAAGGGAACGCCGTATGAAAGCTTCCTACATGCAGATTACAAAATATAG
- the LOC132049990 gene encoding uncharacterized protein LOC132049990 isoform X2, translated as MADDFCFFTKDSFIIKPPKTSPMMLRMVVFIFAMVCGVYICSIGLKQIGVSSSGRLLSIHVVEKPCEATDIEPSEKPYVHFPKPKTFSRAECACNPVRYFAILSTQRSGSGWFETLLNSHMNISSNGEIFSVKVRKSNVSTILETLDKLYNLDFLTSASKNECTAAVGLKWMLNQGLMQHHEQIVEYFKTRGVSVIFLFRRNLLRRMVSMLANSYDQNAKLLNGTHKSHTHSPKEAEILASYKPTINTTLLIPNLKQVDDMAIKAVGYFNSTRHTILYYEDIIKNQTILNDVQDFLKVPRRDLHSRQVKIHKGPLSSQVENWVDVEKTLKGTPYESFLHADYKI; from the exons ATGGCTgatgatttttgttttttcaccaaG GACTCGTTCATCATAAAGCCACCAAAGACATCTCCGATGATGCTGAGAATGGTTGTCTTTATCTTTGCAATGGTATGTGGAGTTTATATATGTTCAATCGGCCTGAAACAAATTGGTGTGAGTTCTAGTGGACGGTTATTAAGTATTCATGTGGTTGAAAAGCCATGTGAGGCAACTGATATTGAACCTTCAGAAAAACCATATGTGCACTTTCCCAAGCCAAAGACTTTTAGCCG GGCTGAATGTGCTTGCAATCCTGTAAGGTATTTTGCAATATTATCGACACAGAGATCTGGTAGTGGCTGGTTTGAGACATTGTTAAACAGTCATATGAATATAAGTTCTAACGGGGAGATTTTTTCTGTTAAAGTCCGGAAAAGTAATGTGTCAACAATTTTGGAAACTCTGGACAAACTTTATAACCTAGACTTTTTGACGAGTGCTTCCAAGAATGAATGTACAGCTGCAGTTGGACTCAAGTGGATGCTTAATCAG GGTCTGATGCAGCATCATGAGcaaattgttgaatattttaaaacaAGAGGAGTTTCTGTTATTTTCCTCTTCAGAAGAAATCTATTGCGCAGAATGGTTTCGATGCTAGCAAATTCCTATGATCAGAATGCCAAGCTGTTAAATGGAACCCACAAGTCTCATACGCATTCTCCCAAGGAG GCTGAGATACTTGCAAGTTACAAGCCCACGATTAACACAACTTTGCTGATCCCCAACCTGAAGCAAGTAGACGACATGGCTATAAAAGCTGTGGGATACTTCAATAGCACTCGACATACTATATTGTACTACGAGGACATAATAAAGAATCAAACA ATACTAAACGATGTTCAAGATTTCCTGAAAGTTCCTAGAAGGGACCTTCATAGTCGTCAAGTGAAGATACACAAGGGACCATTGTCTTCACAAGTTGAAAATTGGGTTGATGTTGAAAAGACTCTCAAGGGAACGCCGTATGAAAGCTTCCTACATGCAGATTACAAAATATAG